GGCGTGGCGAGCCGGTGGCCGTCAGCTCGATGACCTCGCGGTCGGCCTCGTTGACGGCGTCGCGCTTGGCGCGGCGGCGCTGCTTCTTGACGTCCTTGTAGAACTTGCCACAGGCGCGACGCAGAGCGATGTACGCCTCATCCTCGTCACCGAGATACTGCGCCTCACCCAGGACCTTGAGGGCGGTCTCGAGTTCGTCGTCGGTGAAGTTCGGCACCCCGGAATTCTAACGACTGCAACCGAGACGCCGTGGGTCAGCATGGGAGTATCGGCCAGTGACCACGCGCCTCGCCACTTCCCCACCCGGCGCCGTCACCCCTTCCCGCGATCATCGACTCGAGATCCAGGGCCTGCGCGCACTCGCTGCCCTGCTCGTCGTGATCTACCACCTGTGGCCGGGTCGCCTGCCCGGCGGCTACGTGGGCGTCGACATCTTCTTCGTCATCTCGGGCTTCCTGATCACCAGCCATCTGCTGCGCGAGATCGACCGCGACGGTCGCATCTCGTTCGCGCAGTTCTGGGCCCGGCGGGCGCGGCGCCTGCTGCCGGCCGCACTGTCGGTCATCGCAGTCTCCGGCGTCGCCACGTGGCTGTGGGTGCCGCAGCAGTACTGGTCGCAGTTCTTCCGCGAGATGATCGCGTCGGCCGTGTACGTCGAGAACTGGCTGCTGGCCGACGACTCGGTGGACTACCTCGCGCAGGAGAACATCGCCTCGCCCGTCCAGCACTACTGGACCCTGTCGGTCGAGGAGCAGTTCTACCTGGTGTGGCCGCTGCTGGTGACCCTCGGCCTGTGGCTCGCGGTGCGGTTCGGGCGCGACCGGCGACCGATGATCGCGGCCGTGCTCGCGGTCGTCGTGGCGGCCAGCCTGGCTCACAGCCTGTACCTCGTCGCGCAGGGCGTCCCGCAGGCGTACTTCGCGGCGACGACGCGTGCGTGGGAGTTCGGCGCGGGGGCGCTGCTGGCCTTCTCCCCCGGCCTGCTGAAGCGACTGCCCGATGTCGCCCGCTCGCTGGTCTCCTGGGGTGCGTTGGCGTTCATGGTCGCCGCGGGCCTGCTCTTCGACGAGGCGACGCCCGTGCCAGGGCTGCCGATCGTGGCACTCGTGGCCGCGGTCGTGCTTCTCATCGCGGCCGGCTCGCCGGGGTCGGCCCTGTCCCCCATGCCGCTGCTGCGCCGCCGCTCGGTGCAGTGGACGGGTGACGTCTCGTACGCGCTGTACCTGTGGCACTGGCCGCTCATCGTGCTGCTGCCGTTCGTGCGCGGCCGCGAGAACGGCCCGTTCGCCCTGGTGGGGATCCTCGTCCTGACATTCGTCCTGGCGGGCCTGTCCACGCGGCTCATCGAGGACCCCGTGCGGACGTCGACGTTCCTGAAGCACGCGCGGCCGCGGCTGACGTACGGCCTCACGGCGCTCGCCATGGCTGCCGTGATCGTGCCGTCGCTGATGGCGATCAAGTCCAGCGATCGGGCCCTGCAGCGCGATCAGGAGATCGCCGAGTCCATCGCCGAGCAGGCGCCCGCATGCTTCGGCGCCGCCTCGCACGATCCCGAGAAGCCGTGCGACAACCCCGAACTGGATCGGCTGCAGATCCCCGACCCTCGCTCGGCCAACGGTGACCGTCCGCCCGAGGGCTGGTGCTCGCAGCGCCCGGTCGGCGAGGCGATCAAGCCCTGCAGCGGTGGCGACTGGGCCGACCCCGACACGCTCAAGGTCGCGATCGTGGGCGACTCGCACGCGCGCATGATGAGCTCGGTGCTGCGCGAGTGGGCCGACGACGGCAAGGTCGCGTGGGACGGCTACTTCCAGAGCGGCTGCGTGTGGACCACCGCGGACCCGTGGCGGATCAAGTACGTCGACGAGTGCGTGGACTTCAAGCAGCAGATGTCGGCGATCATGGCCGAGAAGGCCGACCAGTACGACCTGGTCATCACGACGGCGCGCGCGGACCGGGTTCCCGGCAGCGAGGACGAGCGCACGGCCGGGCTGCTCGAGGCGTGGTCGGCGGCGACGGACCGTGGCGTGCCGGTCGTCGCGCTCTCGGACATCCCGCTGCAGGCGCGCAACGAGGTCAACGCATGCCTGGAGCAGACGCCCCAGGACCGCCAGGCCGACTGTGCTTTGGACCGGTCGAAGACCTTGGTCGAGCCGGACCCGTTCGTCACTGCGGCCAAGGCCGGTGACCGCACGCACGCGATGGACCTGCGCGACGTGCTGTGCGACGAGCGGAAGTGCCCCGCCGTGATCGGCGGCGTCACCGTCTACGCCGACTCGAACCACCTCACCGACACGTTCGTGCGCACGATGGCGCCGATCGTGTGGCGCGAGCTGGCGCGCGCCGGCCTCACCGGCTGATCACAGCACCCGGACACACGAACGCCGCCCCGGTGGATCACCGGGGCGGCGTTCTTTCGTGCTGGGGTCAGCCGGTGACGGCGCCGTGCGCGGCCGAGCTGACCAGCTTGCGGTACTTGGCCAGCACGCCGGAGGTGTACTTCGGCGGGTTCGGCTCCCAGCCGACCTTGCGCTGCTCGAGCTCGGCCTCGTCGATCTCGACGTCGAGCGTCTTGTTCGCCACGTCGAGCGTGATTGGGTCGCCGTCGCGGACGAACGCGATCGGGCCGCCGTCGACGGCCTCGGGGGCGACGTGACCGACACACAGGCCTGTCGTGCCGCCGGAGAAGCGGCCGTCGGTGAGCAGCAGGACGTCCTTGCCGAGGCCCGCGCCCTTGATGGCGCCGGTGATGGCGAGCATCTCGCGCATGCCGGGGCCGCCCTTGGGGCCCTCGTAGCGGATGACGACGACGTCGCCGGCGACGACGGTGCCGTCCTCCAGCGCGTCCATCGCCGCACGCTCACCGTCGAACACGCGGGCGGTGCCGCGGAAGACCGACTCGTCGAAGCCGGCGCTCTTGACGACCGCACCCTCGGGAGCCAGCGAGCCGTGCAGGATCGTCAGGCCGCCGGTCTTGTGGATCGGCTTGTCGAGCGGGCGGATGACGTCGCCGTCCAGGCCCAGGTCGATGTGCGCGAGGTTCTCGGCCATCGTCTTGCCGGTGACGGTCATGACGTCGCCGTGCATGAGGCCCGCGTCGAGCAGCGCCTTCATGATCACCGGGATGCCGCCGACCTTGTCGACGTCGTTCATGACGTAGCGGCCGAACGGCTTGAGGTCGCCCAGGTGCGGGACCTTGTCGCCGACGCGGCTGAAGTCGTCGAGCGTCAGCGGGACGCCGGCCTCGCGGGCGATGGCCAGCAGGTGCAGGACGGCGTTGGTCGAGCCGCCGAGCGCCATGACGACGGTGATGGCGTTCTCGAACGCCTCGAGCGTCATGATGTCGCGGGCCGTGATGCCCTTGCGCAGCAATTCGACGACGGCCTCGCCGGACTTCTTGGCGTAGTCGTCGCGGCGACGGTCGGGGGCCGGCGGCGCGGCCGAGCCGGGAAGGCTCATGCCGAGCGCCTCGGCGGCCGAGGCCATCGTGTTGGCGGTGTACATGCCGCCACAGGCACCCTCGCCGGGGCAGATCGCGCGCTCGATCTTGTCGACCTGCTCGCGGGAGATGAGGCCCTTCATGCAGGCGCCGACGGCCTCGAAGGCGTCGATGATCGTGACGTCCTTGCCGTCGACGCTGCCCGGCAGGGTCGAGCCGGCGTAGAGGAAGACGCTGGACAGGTCGAGGCGCGCGGCAGCCATGAGCATGCCGGGCAGGGACTTGTCGCAGCCGGCCAGCAGGACCGAGCCGTCGAGGCGCTCGGCCGACATGACGACCTCGACCGAGTCGGCGATGACCTCACGGCTGACGAGGGAGAAGTGCATGCCCTCGTGGCCCATGGAGATGCCGTCGGAGACGCTGATCGTGCCGAACTCCAGCGGGTAGCCGCCACCGGCGTGCACGCCCTCCTTGACGGCCTTCGCGAGGCGGTCGAGGGACAGGTTGCAGGGGGTGATCTCGTTCCAGCTGGAGGCCACGCCGATCTGGGGCTTCACCCAGTCGTCGTCCCCCATGCCGACCGCGCGGAGCATGCCGCGCGCGGCGGTCTTCTCCAAACCGTCGGTGACGTCGCGGCTCCGCGGCTTGATGTCGATCTCGGGGGTGTCAGGGGTCTCGGCCATAGGGGAATCGTACGACCGTCTGGCGCGGGACCGTCGCGAGGTCAGAACAGCGGCACGAGCGCCAGCGCGAGGAACCAGCTGACGAAGCTGCCGACCAGGACGTACTCGGCTCGCGAGCCGTCGCCCTCGTCCCTGGAGATCTCGGGGAATCGCAGGATGCCCTTGGCCGCGAGGATCGCCGCCACTCCCCCGTAGTTGCCGCCGACCGCGAAGGCGAACACCATGACGCGCTCGAGCGGGCCGATGACGCGACCGCCCTTGAGCCGGCGCTCCTCGCCCAGCAGGCCGCGTCCGACGCGATCGAGGACCTCGCGCACGACGGCGTTGGCCGGACCGATCAGCGCCACCGCGATGACGACGGCCAGCACGAACTCGTCGAGGCCGACGTTCATCAGGCCGGGAACGCCGAGGTCCTCGAACCAGTCGAGCAGCGGGGGCGTGTCGCGATCGATGAGCGGCGAGGCCACCAGCGCCAGCAGGCCGGCGACGCCGGAGGCGATCATCCCCGGCAGCCGCCACGACGGCAGGGCGCGGGCACTGGCCCACCAGAAGCCGACGATGACCGGCAGCCAGCCCGCGCCGGGGCCGTAGCCGAGCCCGTGGGCGGTCAACACGACGATCGCGATCATCAGGACACCCTGGACGGCGATCACCCAGGCGGGACCGATCTGACGCAGGTACTGGGCCAGGCAGATGGCCAGCAGGACAAGGGCGAGCAGGGCCATCAGCGCACCAGCTCGAGACCGTCGACGACCGCCAGGGCTCCGCTGCGGCGCAGGGACTGGGAGACGGCAGAGGGCGAGATGCCCTCGCTCTCGGCGAGTTGACGCTGCGTGCGTCCCTGGATGAGCCCGAGCGCCAGCCGGCGCTGGCGTCCGTCGAAGCCGCTGACCACGTGGTCGCGAACCATCAGATAGGCGTTCACCGTTCCCCCTTCATGCACCCAGGTCCGCAGTCCGGACTGTCGGCCGGCGCGCTGCTCGACCTGGCCGATCGCGTCGCGCGCGTTCCACCAAGCCGGACCATCTTGGGTGAGACCGTACTCGGAGCGACCGACGACTTCGACGGTCCCGGCGCCGATGCCGACCCGCGCGTCCATCCCCTCAGGCAGCGCAAGCCGCACGACCAAGGCCGCCAGCAGCGCCTGCTCCAGGGTCTCGTGGGTCGACTGGAACTCGTCGCCGATGGTGGGCGCGGGGGCCTGGATCGAGGGGACGAGCTCATGCGCGGCAGCCAGCGCCTGGATCAGCGCCTCCTGGGCCGCACGCCGCGAGGGCGCGCTGCGCGAGGCCACCAGGTCGCCGATGAGGGCGACGCACTCTGAAGGTCCTGCCTTCATTTCCATGAAATGAAGCATATACCTTTACTTCGAGGAAATGAAGATGATGCCTTCACAGAGATTCGAGCGGCTGCGACGCCGGAGGGCCGGCGGGGTGCTTGGCCACCCAGTTCGTCGCCGCCTTGTGCCCCGCCTCGAACAGGCTCGTGCGCTGCTCGGGCGTCAGGTCGAAGTCGGTGAACCGCACACCCTTCGGCTTGGCGAAGATGCTGCGGTCAATGGACGCCGGATCGCTCACGTGACGGACTTGGGTCGAGTCCACGGTGGTCTTGATGAGGTTCTCCAGCAGCGCGACGGGCGAGGTGACCGGCTTGGCCTTCGCCCGCTCCCCCGCGGGCGAGCTGAGCCGGACGCCGAGCGTGGGCCAGCGGCTGGGCTTGCCGTCGGTGCGGTCGAAGACGTCGATGGGATAGGTGCGGAGCAGGGATCCGTCGACGAGGGTCAGCTTGCCGAACTGCGAGTTCACCTTCACCGGCTCGAAGAAGAACGGGATCGCGGACGAGGCGCGCACCGCCCGGGCGACGGGATAGTCGAACGGATCGCGGTCGTGAGCCTCGAGGTCCCACGGCAGGAACATCGCCCGCTGGCGCGACAGGTCACTGGCGGTGACGACGAGGCGGAACGACTGGTTCTGCGGCAGGGAGCTGCCGGGGTCGTCGAAGTACAGGTCGCCGAAGGTCCGCACGCCGAGGTCGGCCAGGACGCCGCGCAACCACTGGTCCAGGTGCCGCCCGGGATGCGCACCGAGGTGGAACAGCATCCCCCACAGGTCTGCCACGCGCGGCGCCCACTTCAGGTACTTCGCCGCGGGCCGCCGGTCGACGAACGCCATGTAGTCGATCGTGCGCATGATCTCGTCGACCCGGCTGAATGGCTCGTTCGCGTGCTGCATCGCCGCCATGATCGAGCCGACCATCGCGCCGGCGGACGACCCACCGATCCGGGCGAACGAGTACCCGTTCTCCACGAGGGCTGTAGCGGCTCCGACCAGGGCGATGCCCTTGAC
Above is a window of Aeromicrobium senzhongii DNA encoding:
- the ilvD gene encoding dihydroxy-acid dehydratase, whose amino-acid sequence is MAETPDTPEIDIKPRSRDVTDGLEKTAARGMLRAVGMGDDDWVKPQIGVASSWNEITPCNLSLDRLAKAVKEGVHAGGGYPLEFGTISVSDGISMGHEGMHFSLVSREVIADSVEVVMSAERLDGSVLLAGCDKSLPGMLMAAARLDLSSVFLYAGSTLPGSVDGKDVTIIDAFEAVGACMKGLISREQVDKIERAICPGEGACGGMYTANTMASAAEALGMSLPGSAAPPAPDRRRDDYAKKSGEAVVELLRKGITARDIMTLEAFENAITVVMALGGSTNAVLHLLAIAREAGVPLTLDDFSRVGDKVPHLGDLKPFGRYVMNDVDKVGGIPVIMKALLDAGLMHGDVMTVTGKTMAENLAHIDLGLDGDVIRPLDKPIHKTGGLTILHGSLAPEGAVVKSAGFDESVFRGTARVFDGERAAMDALEDGTVVAGDVVVIRYEGPKGGPGMREMLAITGAIKGAGLGKDVLLLTDGRFSGGTTGLCVGHVAPEAVDGGPIAFVRDGDPITLDVANKTLDVEIDEAELEQRKVGWEPNPPKYTSGVLAKYRKLVSSAAHGAVTG
- a CDS encoding SatD family protein; this translates as MEMKAGPSECVALIGDLVASRSAPSRRAAQEALIQALAAAHELVPSIQAPAPTIGDEFQSTHETLEQALLAALVVRLALPEGMDARVGIGAGTVEVVGRSEYGLTQDGPAWWNARDAIGQVEQRAGRQSGLRTWVHEGGTVNAYLMVRDHVVSGFDGRQRRLALGLIQGRTQRQLAESEGISPSAVSQSLRRSGALAVVDGLELVR
- a CDS encoding acyltransferase family protein; its protein translation is MTTRLATSPPGAVTPSRDHRLEIQGLRALAALLVVIYHLWPGRLPGGYVGVDIFFVISGFLITSHLLREIDRDGRISFAQFWARRARRLLPAALSVIAVSGVATWLWVPQQYWSQFFREMIASAVYVENWLLADDSVDYLAQENIASPVQHYWTLSVEEQFYLVWPLLVTLGLWLAVRFGRDRRPMIAAVLAVVVAASLAHSLYLVAQGVPQAYFAATTRAWEFGAGALLAFSPGLLKRLPDVARSLVSWGALAFMVAAGLLFDEATPVPGLPIVALVAAVVLLIAAGSPGSALSPMPLLRRRSVQWTGDVSYALYLWHWPLIVLLPFVRGRENGPFALVGILVLTFVLAGLSTRLIEDPVRTSTFLKHARPRLTYGLTALAMAAVIVPSLMAIKSSDRALQRDQEIAESIAEQAPACFGAASHDPEKPCDNPELDRLQIPDPRSANGDRPPEGWCSQRPVGEAIKPCSGGDWADPDTLKVAIVGDSHARMMSSVLREWADDGKVAWDGYFQSGCVWTTADPWRIKYVDECVDFKQQMSAIMAEKADQYDLVITTARADRVPGSEDERTAGLLEAWSAATDRGVPVVALSDIPLQARNEVNACLEQTPQDRQADCALDRSKTLVEPDPFVTAAKAGDRTHAMDLRDVLCDERKCPAVIGGVTVYADSNHLTDTFVRTMAPIVWRELARAGLTG
- a CDS encoding patatin-like phospholipase family protein, yielding MDNERTVDLVLEGGGVKGIALVGAATALVENGYSFARIGGSSAGAMVGSIMAAMQHANEPFSRVDEIMRTIDYMAFVDRRPAAKYLKWAPRVADLWGMLFHLGAHPGRHLDQWLRGVLADLGVRTFGDLYFDDPGSSLPQNQSFRLVVTASDLSRQRAMFLPWDLEAHDRDPFDYPVARAVRASSAIPFFFEPVKVNSQFGKLTLVDGSLLRTYPIDVFDRTDGKPSRWPTLGVRLSSPAGERAKAKPVTSPVALLENLIKTTVDSTQVRHVSDPASIDRSIFAKPKGVRFTDFDLTPEQRTSLFEAGHKAATNWVAKHPAGPPASQPLESL